The following coding sequences lie in one Arabidopsis thaliana chromosome 3, partial sequence genomic window:
- a CDS encoding paired amphipathic helix SIN3-like protein (CONTAINS InterPro DOMAIN/s: Histone deacetylase interacting (InterPro:IPR013194), Sec63 domain (InterPro:IPR004179); BEST Arabidopsis thaliana protein match is: unknown protein (TAIR:AT3G24260.1); Has 531 Blast hits to 527 proteins in 118 species: Archae - 0; Bacteria - 10; Metazoa - 251; Fungi - 29; Plants - 170; Viruses - 0; Other Eukaryotes - 71 (source: NCBI BLink).), producing MADADEKMKTIGMNQSPWEQTRFRSLIQEFNFRVLGIPELTRDLMRLKDNILNRKINADKQEENPNLNDPKMRPRIRIRSKLVDNPKDRLEAKQKLTELLKALEERLTRSELRVYTNLCKDLKSQIAYGDKEDEAVTRVKGHKNLTDIEEDMYKWEDEMFEVDMLMRVLTSAVESAKEVIKGEMELKDLGAKFYRCVEMLYGEDMFETVTEDHQRALPMILSRLKQKLRHVTTARERLKPLWKQTIEKLSTNQRGSTISSEDNNNLVLECNFISKPDGDSGHVGAGLYASAAPSLHKGLGQELKAKVKLDFTVPSEPGEKSYTLYFMCDSYLGCDQEYSFSVDDKGSGVGDHMEE from the exons ATGGCCGACGCtgatgagaagatgaagacgaTCGGTATGAACCAGTCTCCATGGGAACAGACAAGGTTTCGATCCTTAATACAAGAATTTAACTTCCGTGTACTCGGAATTCCCGAACTCACTAGAGATCTTATGAGACTTAAAGACAATATCCTTAATCGAAAGATTAATGCAGATAAGCaggaagaaaaccctaatctcaaTGATCCAAAGATGAGACCCCGTATACGGATTAGGTCTAAACTAGTTGATAACCCTAAAGACCGTTTAGAAGCGAAACAGAAGTTGACAGAGTTATTAAAGGCTCTCGAGGAGAGACTAACTCGGTCGGAATTGAGAGTTTACACTAACTTGTGTAAAGACTTAAAGTCTC AAATTGCCTACGgtgataaagaagatgaggCTGTAACTAGGGTTAAA GGACATAAGAACCTAACCGATATCGAAGAAGATATGTACAAATGGGAAGATGAGATGTTCGAGGTAGATATGTTGATGAGAGTTCTAACAAGTGCAGTGGAGAGTGCAAAGGAAGTTATTAAGGGAGAGATGGAGCTGAAAGATCTTGGAGCAAAGTTCTACAGATGTGTAGAGATGTTATATGGTGAAGATATGTTTGAAACAGTGACAGAAGATCATCAAAGAGCTTTACCTATGATCTTGAGCCGGTTGAAACAGAAACTGCGTCATGTCACGACTGCAAGAGAAAGATTGAAACCTCTCTGGAAGCAAACTATTGAAAAACTTTCTACAAATCAAAGAGGTTCTACAATCTCAAGTGAAGACAACAACAATCTGGTTTTAGAATGTAATTTCATTAG TAAGCCAGATGGTGACTCAGGGCATGTGGGAGCGGGCCTCTATGCTTCGGCAGCTCCCTCACTTCACAAAGGACTTGGCCAAGAGCTG AAAGCTAAGGTAAAACTTGATTTCACAGTACCGAGTGAACCAGGAGAGAAGTCATACACACTATACTTTATGTGTGACTCTTACTTGGGCTGTGACCAAGAGTACTCTTTCTCGGTTGATGACAAAGGATCTGGCGTTGGAGATCACATGGAAGAATGA
- a CDS encoding serine/threonine-protein phosphatase 6 regulatory ankyrin repeat subunit C-like protein translates to MFDSYSLYPTGKLSPVVDSYVTAELDGEDMRDDYAFLESGLKDNKSQFISYAKRILVGEDAESERIEDLKLLTACCSYDSINCASSIINGDVGSVPYINDICSDTGLSLLHTAAESHAPLCVEMLLKRRARTDMRSKDERALIPLELSLSNVSVDVKWKPTSESIED, encoded by the exons ATGTTCGACTCCTACTCTCTTTATCCCACCGGAAAACTATCTCCGGTGGTTGATTCGTACGTCACCGCCGAGCTCGACGGCGAAGATATGAGAGACGACTACGCGTTTTTAGAGTCCGGTTTAAAAGACAACAAATCTCAGTTTATCTCTTACGCAAAACGCATCTTAGTCGGAGAAGACGCTGAATCAGAGAGAATCGAAGATTTAAAGCTTCTTACCGCTTGTTGCAGTTACGATTCCATCAACTGTGCTTCGTCAATCATCAACGGCGACGTTGGATCGGTTCCATATATCAACGATATTTGTTCCGATACAGGACTCTCGCTGTTGCACACAGCGGCTGAGTCTCACGCGCCACTGTGTGTTGAGATGCTTCTGAAACGACGCGCTCGTACTGATATGAGAAGCAAAGACGAACGCGCTTTGATTCCTCTGGAGCTTTCTCTCTCCAATGTCAG CGTAGATGTGAAATGGAAACCAACTAGTGAATCGATTGAAGACTGA
- a CDS encoding serine/threonine-protein phosphatase 6 regulatory ankyrin repeat subunit (Ankyrin repeat family protein; CONTAINS InterPro DOMAIN/s: Ankyrin repeat-containing domain (InterPro:IPR020683), Ankyrin repeat (InterPro:IPR002110); BEST Arabidopsis thaliana protein match is: Ankyrin repeat family protein (TAIR:AT2G03430.1); Has 30201 Blast hits to 17322 proteins in 780 species: Archae - 12; Bacteria - 1396; Metazoa - 17338; Fungi - 3422; Plants - 5037; Viruses - 0; Other Eukaryotes - 2996 (source: NCBI BLink).), which translates to MVLLREIELLQLFGAAVFSESVDKQTSPLISIVQAGDEAVLELFINTNFDVNEKNIEGNTVLQCSLKGSSVPHNQQTRIMNLLIAHGARVNQKNKLGLSAVHFAAANGNLSTLEILLAANPDLVNMKTVIKETPLFFAVKNNHLDCVELLLRCGAITEIHNLRKETELAQSQSAAVSPNASDEETLGFLGDSVPTWLKTFVTWLPLYLRDTSANWKGAGYPLSSFKADFRAVFGMDLDHTSLDFPKHIDFVKYFPRLCQMKVVPIGKLGAATHWVMLPTKSKCSQLKERPPEPLIITKNDSVASPSKPKALSVPPDFKFIQEAHDSKTFKASPQPKAQPPPPLTASYNNNQRQLKHPVLETLTKIRNSTSVFFLREFDFYQSYETCLKEGMCFWCNKNMIRWANFPCRHKLWCSSCKQQITQSTSGEKILEEDHHKCVVCDAKVERFVLSPPFESGHHRILSDRPNNAELATSFLQFLSIRNSMNKMIYRGI; encoded by the exons ATGGTTCTGCTTAGAGAGATTGAGCTTCTTCAGCTCTTTGGTGCTGCAGTTTTTAGTGAATCTGTGGATAAGCAAACTTCACCACTTATCTCCATTGTGCAG GCAGGAGATGAAGCTGTTCTTGAGCTGTTTATAAACACCAACTTCGATGTCAACGAGAAAAATATAGAAGGGAATACTGTTCTTCAATGTAGCCTGAAAGGATCGTCTGTGCCACATAACCAGCAAACCAG AATCATGAACCTACTTATTGCACACGGTGCTCGAGTTAACCAAAAGAACAAGTTGGGTTTATCTGCAGTTCACTTTGCTGCTGCAAATGGCAATTTATCTACACTTGAG ATTCTACTAGCGGCCAACCCTGACTTGGTTAACATGAAGACGGTAATCAAAGAGACGCCACTATTCTTCGCTGTGAAGAATAATCATCTTGACTGCgtggagcttcttcttcgatgTGGTGCAATTACGGAGATTCATAACCTACG caaagaaacagaacttGCACAGTCACAAAGTGCAGCAGTTTCACCAAATGCAAGTGATGAGGAAACTCTTGGATTTCTCGGAGATTCTGTTCCAACATGGCTCAAAACATTTGTAACCTGGCTTCCTCTGTACCTCCGAGATACATCAGCGAACTGGAAAGGGGCTGGATATCCCCTGTCATCCTTCAAAGCCGATTTTCGTGCTGTTTTTGGAATGGATCTCGATCACACCTCTCTTGATTTCCCTAAGCACATCGACTTTGTCAAATACTTTCCAAGACTCTGTCAAATGAAAGTCGTCCCCATAGGTAAACTTGGAGCTGCAACACACTGGGTCATGCTACCcaccaaatctaagtgttcTCAGCTCAAAGAAAGACCTCCTGAGCCACTCATTATCACTAAGAATGACTCTGTTGCTTCTCCCAGCAAACCAAAAGCCTTATCAGTTCCTCCAGATTTTAAATTCATACAAGAAGCACATGACTCTAAAACCTTCAAAGCTTCACCACAACCAAAAGCTCAACCTCCTCCTCCCTTAACAGCATCGTACAACAACAACCAACGTCAACTAAAACACCCGGTTCTTGAGACACTTACAAAGATCAGAAACAGCACTTCTGTCTTCTTTCTCCGTGAGTTTGACTTTTATCAA AGCTATGAGACATGTTTAAAGGAAGGCATGTGTTTCTGGTGCAACAAGAACATGATTCGATGGGCAAACTTCCCTTGCAGACACAAACTTTGGTGCAGCTCTTGTAAACAACAGATTACTCAATCTACTTCAGGAGAGAAGATCCTTGAGGAAGACCATCATAAGTGTGTGGTCTGTGATGCAAAAGTGGAACGTTTCGTCTTGTCTCCACCGTTTGAATCCGGTCACCATAGGATTTTAAGTGATCGCCCTAACAACGCCGAATTAGCCACTTCTTTCCTTCAGTTCCTCAGCATAAGGAA CTCCATGAACAAGATGATATATCGCGGGATATAG
- the RLP43 gene encoding receptor like protein 43 (receptor like protein 43 (RLP43); FUNCTIONS IN: kinase activity; INVOLVED IN: signal transduction; LOCATED IN: endomembrane system; EXPRESSED IN: stem, leaf whorl, inflorescence meristem, leaf, stamen; EXPRESSED DURING: LP.04 four leaves visible, 4 anthesis; CONTAINS InterPro DOMAIN/s: Leucine-rich repeat-containing N-terminal domain, type 2 (InterPro:IPR013210), Leucine-rich repeat (InterPro:IPR001611); BEST Arabidopsis thaliana protein match is: receptor like protein 34 (TAIR:AT3G11010.1); Has 102583 Blast hits to 30031 proteins in 1080 species: Archae - 49; Bacteria - 8204; Metazoa - 22065; Fungi - 946; Plants - 63122; Viruses - 5; Other Eukaryotes - 8192 (source: NCBI BLink).) yields MKGFWNSKSTIRITLSFIFLFISQFSDVLAAPTRHLCRPEQKDALLKFKTEFEIGKPCRYCTVYCIEPHPKTESWGNNNSDCCNWEGVTCNAKSGEVIELDLSCSYLHGRFHSNSSIRNLHFLTTLDLSFNDFKGQIMSSIENLSHLTYLDLSFNHFSGQVPSSIGNLSHLTFLDLYCNQFSGQVPSSIGNLSHLTTLELSFNRFFGQFPSSIGGLSHLTTLNLFVNNFLGQIPSSIGNLSNLTSLYLCKNNFSGQIPSFIGNLSQLTRLDLSSNNFFGEIPGWLWTLPNLFYVNLSYNTFIGFQRPNKPEPSMGHLLGSNNNFTGKIPSFICELRSLETLDLSDNNFSGLIPRCMGNLKSNLSHLNLRQNNLSGGLPKHIFEILRSLDVGHNQLVGKLPRSLRFFSTLEVLNVESNRINDTFPFWLTSLPKLQVLVLRSNAFHGPIHEASFLKLRIIDISHNHFNGTLPSDYFVKWSAMSSLGTDEDRSNANYMGSVYYQDSMVLMNKGVESELIRILTIYTALDFSGNKFEGEIPKSIGLLKELLVLNLSNNAFTGHIPSSMGKLTALESLDVSQNKLYGEIPQEIGNLSFLSCMNFSHNQLAGLVPGGQQFLTQPCSSFEDNLGLFGSTLEEDCRDIHTPASHQQYKTPETEEEDEEVISWIAAAIGFIPGIVLGLTIGYILVFYKPEWFIKTFGRNNCRRRSTTTTH; encoded by the coding sequence ATGAAAGGCTTTTGGAACTCAAAGAGTACCATTCGTAttactctttcttttattttcttattcatctCTCAATTTTCGGACGTGCTTGCGGCTCCTACGAGGCACTTGTGTCGTCCCGAACAAAAGGATGCACTTCTCAAGTTCAAAACCGAGTTTGAGATTGGGAAGCCTTGTCGTTATTGCACGGTGTATTGCATTGAACCTCATCCGAAGACGGAGTCATGGGGGAATAACAACAGCGACTGTTGTAATTGGGAGGGAGTCACGTGCAATGCCAAGTCCGGGGAAGTGATCGAGCTAGACCTAAGCTGCAGCTACCTCCATGGCCGGTTTCATTCCAACAGCAGTATTCGAAACCTTCATTTCCTAACTACTCTAGACCTTtcatttaatgattttaaaggTCAAATCATGTCTTCAATTGAAAACCTTTCTCATCTCACCTATCTCGACCTttcttttaatcatttttcgGGTCAAGTTCCATCTTCAATTGGAAACCTGTCTCATCTCACCTTCCTCGACCTTTATTGTAATCAATTTTCGGGTCAGGTTCCATCATCAATTGGTAATCTTTCTCATCTCACGACTCTAGAACTTTCTTTTAATCGGTTTTTTGGTCAGTTTCCGTCTTCTATTGGAGGTCTTTCTCATCTCACGACTCTCAACCTTTTCGTTAACAATTTTTTGGGTCAGATTCCATCTTCAATTGGAAATCTTTCTAATCTCACCTCTCTCTACCTTTGTAAGAACAATTTTTCGGGTCAGATTCCATCTTTCATTGGAAACCTTTCTCAACTTACCCGTCTCGACCTCTCTAGTAACAATTTCTTTGGTGAAATCCCTGGCTGGTTATGGACGCTACCAAACTTGTTCTACGTGAATCTCTCTTACAACACTTTCATCGGTTTCCAAAGACCAAATAAACCTGAACCATCTATGGGACACTTGCTTGGCTCCAACAATAACTTCACCGGCAAGATTCCTTCTTTCATATGTGAGTTGCGTTCTCTAGAAACTCTCGATTTATCAGACAACAACTTTAGTGGTTTAATCCCTCGTTGTATGGGAAATCTCAAGAGTAATCTTTCACATCTAAACCTTCGTCAAAATAATCTTAGCGGAGGTCTTCCAAAGCACATATTTGAAATACTGAGGTCTCTAGATGTCGGCCATAACCAGCTAGTGGGAAAGCTTCCAAGatctttgagatttttctctACTCTTGAAGTTTTGAACGTGGAAAGCAACAGAATCAATGACACGTTTCCGTTCTGGTTGACTTCTCTACCAAAGCTACAAGTTCTAGTCCTTCGCTCCAATGCATTCCATGGACCAATACATGAAGCCTCGTTCCTTAAGTTACGAATCATCGACATATCGCATAATCATTTCAATGGAACTTTGCCATCAGATTATTTTGTGAAGTGGAGTGCTATGTCATCACTTGGGACAGACGAAGATCGGTCGAATGCAAACTACATGGGATCAGTTTATTACCAAGATTCAATGGTTTTGATGAATAAAGGTGTAGAGTCGGAGCTGATACGTATCCTCACAATCTACACAGCACTCGACTTTTCgggaaacaaatttgaaggAGAGATTCCAAAGTCCATCGGTCTATTGAAAGAGCTTCTCGTGCTCAACTTGTCAAACAATGCTTTCACCGGCCACATCCCTTCATCAATGGGGAAGCTGACAGCTCTCGAGTCGTTGGATGTTTCCCAGAACAAGCTTTATGGAGAAATCCCACAAGAGATAGGGAACCTCTCGTTCCTTTCGTGTATGAACTTCTCTCATAACCAGCTTGCAGGTCTAGTACCAGGTGGCCAGCAGTTTCTAACGCAGCCTTGCTCTTCCTTTGAAGATAACCTGGGACTTTTTGGCTCTACTCTTGAAGAAGATTGCAGAGATATTCACACGCCAGCTTCACATCAACAATATAAAACGCcggaaacagaggaagaagatgaagaggtgATTAGTTGGATAGCAGCTGCAATAGGATTCATACCTGGTATTGTCTTGGGTTTAACAATTGGATACATATTGGTTTTCTACAAACCAGAGTGGTTCATAAAAACTTTTGGCCGAAACAATTGTAGACGTAGAAGCACCACAACAACTCACTAG
- a CDS encoding uncharacterized protein (unknown protein; Has 30201 Blast hits to 17322 proteins in 780 species: Archae - 12; Bacteria - 1396; Metazoa - 17338; Fungi - 3422; Plants - 5037; Viruses - 0; Other Eukaryotes - 2996 (source: NCBI BLink).), whose protein sequence is MANLSKAETFLSEFSPQTSEISPEDPDLVLSFIRLSLLRVFECWFYLTTHACLGRVKGSDVV, encoded by the coding sequence ATGGCCAATCTATCCAAGGCAGAGACGTTTCTATCCGAATTTTCGCCTCAGACTTCTGAAATTTCACCTGAAGATCCCGATCTCGTTCTCTCCTTTATAAGGCTCTCACTCCTTCGGGTCTTTGAATGTTGGTTTTATCTCACCACCCATGCGTGTTTAGGTAGAGTAAAGGGATCAGATGTGGTGTAA
- a CDS encoding Ribosomal protein L34e superfamily protein (Ribosomal protein L34e superfamily protein; FUNCTIONS IN: structural constituent of ribosome; INVOLVED IN: translation, ribosome biogenesis; LOCATED IN: cytosolic ribosome, ribosome, cytosolic large ribosomal subunit; EXPRESSED IN: 22 plant structures; EXPRESSED DURING: 13 growth stages; CONTAINS InterPro DOMAIN/s: Ribosomal protein L34e, conserved site (InterPro:IPR018065), Ribosomal protein L34e (InterPro:IPR008195); BEST Arabidopsis thaliana protein match is: ribosomal protein L34 (TAIR:AT1G69620.1); Has 932 Blast hits to 932 proteins in 308 species: Archae - 48; Bacteria - 0; Metazoa - 298; Fungi - 143; Plants - 198; Viruses - 0; Other Eukaryotes - 245 (source: NCBI BLink).): MVQRLVYRSRHSYATKSNQHRIVKTPGGKLTYQTTNKRASGPKCPVTGKRIQGIPHLRPAEYKRSRLARNERTVNRAYGGVLSGVAVRERIVRAFLVEEQKIVKKVLKLQKAKEKTAPKS, encoded by the exons ATGGTTCAACGTCTTGTTTACCGATCACGTCACTCTTACGCCACCAAGTCCAACCAACACCGCATCGTCAAAACTCCTG GTGGAAAATTGACTTACCAGACGACGAACAAGAGAGCTAGTGGACCTAAGTGCCCTGTTACTGGCAAGAGAATCCAAGGG ATTCCGCATTTGAGACCTGCTGAGTACAAAAGGTCAAGGTTGGCAAGGAACGAGAGGACAGTGAATCGTGCATATGGTGGTGTTCTATCTGGAGTTGCTGTTAGGGAGAG GATCGTCAGGGCCTTCTTGGTTGAAGAACAGAAGATTGTGAAGAAGGTTTTGAAGCTTCAGAAGGCGAAAGAGAAGACTGCACCAAAGAGttag